DNA from Aureimonas sp. AU20:
GGGCAGTGATACCATGACCTATGTCAGCGAAGACGCCGCCGGTGCGGGGACCCAGGCGATGGACCGCGCGGATCAATTGGACGAGACCCCCATGTCGGCAGCCCGAACCCTGACGATCGTCAATCGCAAGGGCCTTCATGCCAGGGCGTCGGCCAAGTTCGTGCAGCTGGCGGAAAGCTTCGACGCCGAGATCACCATCGCCCGCGACGGCATGACGGTAGGCGGCCAGTCGATCATGGGCCTGATGATGCTGGCCGCCGGCCAGGGCACGACGATCGACGTCAGCGCCGAGGGGCGTGAGGCGGAAGCCGCCATGCAGGCCATCGCCGATCTCGTCGCCAACCGCTTCGGCGAGGAATGCTGAATCCCGGGATCTGAGACAAGCCGCCGCGGCCCCCTTCGTTCGGGTCTCGCCTGCGCCTTCGGCACACTCAGATAAGCATATAAGCAATTCGTTATATCCTTTCGACGCGAGGGCTGCTAAAGCCCTGGCGAGCCCTGGGCCGTGCTTTGCCGCAGCCCGATGTTTTGCGAGCGGGCGCTCGAACCTAGACCGCGCCCCATCCGCAGCCCAAGGAGAACGTGGCATGAGCGCAGCAGCCGATTACGTCGTGAAGGACCTTTCGCTGGCCGACTGGGGCCGTAAGGAACTCGACATCGCCGAAACCGAAATGCCCGGCCTGATGAGCTGCCGCGAGGAATTCGGCACTGACAAGCCGCTGACCGGCGCGCGGATCGCCGGGTCGCTGCACATGACGATCCAGACCGCCGTCCTGATCGAGACGCTGCAGGCGCTGGGCGCCAAGGTGCGCTGGGCCTCCTGCAACATCTTCTCGACGCAGGACCACGCGGCCGCCGCCATCGCCGCCACCGGCACGCCGGTCTTCGCCGTGAAGGGCGAGACGCTGGACGAATATTGGGACTACACCGACCGCCTCTTCCAGTGGACGGACGGCCAGCCCGCCAACATGATCCTGGACGATGGCGGCGACGCGACGATGTACATCCTGCTCGGCGCGCGGGCCGAAGCGGGCGAGGACGTCCTGTCCAACCCCGGCTCCGAGGAAGAGGAAATCCTCTTCCGCCAGATCAAGAAGCGCATGTCGCTCTCGCCCGGCTTCTTCGCGCGCCAGCGCGACGCCATCAAGGGCGTGACCGAGGAGACGACCACGGGCGTCAACCGCCTGTACCAGTTGCAGAAGAAGGGCCTCCTGCCCTTCCCCGCCATCAACGTGAACGACAGCGTCACCAAGTCGAAGTTCGACAACAAGTACGGCTGTAAGGAATCATTGGTGGACGGCATCCGCCGCGCCACGGACGTGATGATGGCCGGCAAGGTCGCCGTGGTCTGCGGCTATGGCGACGTCGGCAAGGGCTCGGCGGCTTCGCTGGTCGG
Protein-coding regions in this window:
- a CDS encoding HPr family phosphocarrier protein produces the protein MSAARTLTIVNRKGLHARASAKFVQLAESFDAEITIARDGMTVGGQSIMGLMMLAAGQGTTIDVSAEGREAEAAMQAIADLVANRFGEEC
- the ahcY gene encoding adenosylhomocysteinase — translated: MSAAADYVVKDLSLADWGRKELDIAETEMPGLMSCREEFGTDKPLTGARIAGSLHMTIQTAVLIETLQALGAKVRWASCNIFSTQDHAAAAIAATGTPVFAVKGETLDEYWDYTDRLFQWTDGQPANMILDDGGDATMYILLGARAEAGEDVLSNPGSEEEEILFRQIKKRMSLSPGFFARQRDAIKGVTEETTTGVNRLYQLQKKGLLPFPAINVNDSVTKSKFDNKYGCKESLVDGIRRATDVMMAGKVAVVCGYGDVGKGSAASLVGAGARVKVTEVDPICALQAAMDGFEVVTLEEAAPTADIVITTTGNKDVVTLDTMRKLKDMCILGNIGHFDNEIQVAALRNLTWTNIKPQVDMITFPDGRRMLLLSEGRLLNLGNATGHPSFVMSASFTNQTLAQIELFTKGGQYENKVYVLPKHLDEKVARLHLGRLGAKLSTLSEEQASYIGVTPQGPFKPEHYRY